The Desulfobacterales bacterium genomic interval TGCCGAAGTTGTTTCAAATTCCGCTTTTGCCGTCACGGCCGCGGCTCAGGGTCCGCTACACCGTTCGCTATAAGAAAACCCCTTTCCCGGTCCAACCTCAAACGTACGGGGTTTACCGAAACCTTACGTGTTCCGGTTCGTCAAATCGAGTGTTATTCGATTCCTGATTAAGTCTCTCCGGTAAACGCCATTAAAAAAAGTTCGAAAAAAAATTCAGAATTGACCTGGATCAAGGTTGCTCCTTCCTGGTTCCGCTATCCTGTTGCACACCAGATGCGGGAAGTTGTCCGCAAGCGTAACGAACAGTTGAGCTGAACGATACCCTTTTTCTAAAAAAAAACCAGGAGGACAAATTATGTTTTGCAATCAATGTGAGCAGGTAGGCAAGGACGGCGCATGTACCAAGATCGGTGTCTGCGGCAAGAAACCGGACGTGGCGGCCCTGCAGGATCTGTTGATCCATGGCCTGCAGGGGTTGTCTCTTTATGCGGTGGCAGGCCGCAAGGCAGGGGTGGTTGACCCGGAGGTGGATCTGTTCACCTGCGAGGGCATCTTCTCCACCCTGACCAATGTAAATTTCGATGCCGACCGTTTCGCCGGTCTGATCAACCATTGCGCGGATCTGCGGGATTCCTTGAAGCAGAAGGTCGCAGCCGCTGGCGGCAAGGTCGATTTTGCCGATCCCGCCGCCGTTTTTATCCCGGCAGCCGACATGGCCGGGCTGGTGGCCCAGGGCGAGGCTTGCGGGAAAAGCCGGTATGAGGGCGAGAACGAGGATATCGTTTCCCTGAAGCAGGTCCTGCTCTACGGGCTCAAGGGCGTGGCCGCCTATGCCGACCATGCCAAGATCATGGGCCGGGAGGATGAGACGGTTTATGCCTTTATCCAGGAGGCCCTGGCCGCCATGCTCCGCACTGACATGGGCCTGGACGAGTGGGTCGCCATGGTCCTGAAATGCGGTGAGGTCAACCTGCGGGCCATGGAACTGCTCGATGCGGGCAATACCTCCACCTACGGCCATCCGGTGCCCACCTCGGTGCCGCTGGGCGCCAGGGCGGGCAAGGCGATCCTGGTCTCGGGCCATGACTTGAAGGATCTGGCCATGATCCTTGAGCAGACCGCGGGCAAGGGGATCAACGTCTACACCCACGGTGAGATGCTGCCCTGCCACGGCTATCCCGAGCTGAAGAAGCATGACCATTTCCATGGCCATTACGGTACTGCCTGGCAGAACCAGGCCAAGGAGTTTGCCGCCTTTCCCGGCGCCATCCTGATGACCACCAACTGTATCCAGAAACCCAGGGATACCTACAGCGCCAATCTGTTCACCACCGGTCTGGTGGGCTGGCCCGGGGTCGCCCATGTCCGGGACAAGGATTTCAGCCCGGTGATTGAGCGGGCCCTGGTCCTGGACGGTTTCCCGGCTGATACTGACAAGGGCTCGGTAATGGTCGGTTTTGCCCGCAACGCGGTGTTGTCAGTGGCTGACAAGATTATCGAGGCGGTCAAGAACAAGGACATCCGTCATTTCTTCCTGGTGGCCGGCTGCGACGGCGCCAAGCCGGGCCGCAACTACTACACCGAGTTTGTCGAAAAGGTGCCGGCAGACTGCATGGTGCTCACCCTGGCCTGCGGCAAGTTCCGTTTCTTTGACAAGCAACTCGGCGATATCGGCGGCATCCCCCGGCTTCTGGACGTGGGACAGTGCAATGACGCCTACTCCGCCATCCAGATCGCGGTGGCCCTGGCCAATGCCTTTGACTGCGATGTCAACGATCTGCCGCTCTCCATGGTACTCTCCTGGTACGAGCAGAAGGCGGTGGCCATCCTGTTGACCCTGTTCTCCCTGGGGATCAAGGATATCCGCCTGGGACCGAGCCTGCCGGCATTCATCACCCCCAACGTCCTTGACGTGCTGGTGAAGAATTTTGCGATCAAGCCGATCGCCGCCACCCCGGAGGAAGATCTGCAGGCGATACTGGGTGACAACTGGGCAACGCCGGCCAAGTAGGCGCCCACCAGCACCACATCTGCAGCACTGGTGAACGCCTATGGTTTCTGGAGAGGTATTAAAGTCCTCATCCATTGTCGCCCCTGAAGAACTTTTAGCCGGTTAAGGCTACAGGCTTGATTTGTCTACCCATCTAATCGGTATTATTGTATAATCTGATAACGGCCCAGGGAGCGATCCGATCGGGATCGCTCCCTGACCGGGTTGATCTTGAAACAGGATGCACAAGGAGCGATACCATGCAATGCCCGGGACAGGATAGTCGCTATTGGGACGGGGCCGCGGTTTTTGAGACCTCCTGTCCCGAGTGCGGCCATGAGATCGAGTTTTTCAAGGATGACAGCGTCCGCAAATGTACCAATTGCGGTCACCGGACCATGAACCCGAAGATCGATTTCGGCTGCGCCTCCTACTGCCCCTATGCCGAGCAGTGCCTGGGCTCGCTGCCGCCGGAACTGCTGGCCAGAAAACAGGAACAGATCCTGGAACAGGTTCCGGTTGAGATGAAAAAATATTTTGGCGATGATTTCCGCCGGATCAGTCATGCCGCCAAGGTGGCCCGCTACGCCACGCAGATCGGCGCGGCCGAGCAGGCCCATCCGGCGGTGGTGGCGGCGGCCGGCTATCTCCACGATATCGGGATCAGGGAGGCGGAGCGCAAGTATGACAGTTCGGCGCCCAGGTACCAGCACCAGGAGGGTCCGCCAGTGGCCCGGGAGATCCTCACCCGGCTCGGGGCCGAACCCGGGCTGATCGACGAGGTATGCGACATCATCGGCCATCATCATCATCCCCGCAAGGAGGAGACGGTCAATTTCAAGGCCCTTTACGACGCTGACCTGATCGTCAACCTGGAGGACAAGCAGAAGGAAAAACCAACACC includes:
- the hcp gene encoding hydroxylamine reductase; the encoded protein is MFCNQCEQVGKDGACTKIGVCGKKPDVAALQDLLIHGLQGLSLYAVAGRKAGVVDPEVDLFTCEGIFSTLTNVNFDADRFAGLINHCADLRDSLKQKVAAAGGKVDFADPAAVFIPAADMAGLVAQGEACGKSRYEGENEDIVSLKQVLLYGLKGVAAYADHAKIMGREDETVYAFIQEALAAMLRTDMGLDEWVAMVLKCGEVNLRAMELLDAGNTSTYGHPVPTSVPLGARAGKAILVSGHDLKDLAMILEQTAGKGINVYTHGEMLPCHGYPELKKHDHFHGHYGTAWQNQAKEFAAFPGAILMTTNCIQKPRDTYSANLFTTGLVGWPGVAHVRDKDFSPVIERALVLDGFPADTDKGSVMVGFARNAVLSVADKIIEAVKNKDIRHFFLVAGCDGAKPGRNYYTEFVEKVPADCMVLTLACGKFRFFDKQLGDIGGIPRLLDVGQCNDAYSAIQIAVALANAFDCDVNDLPLSMVLSWYEQKAVAILLTLFSLGIKDIRLGPSLPAFITPNVLDVLVKNFAIKPIAATPEEDLQAILGDNWATPAK
- a CDS encoding HD domain-containing protein, translated to MQCPGQDSRYWDGAAVFETSCPECGHEIEFFKDDSVRKCTNCGHRTMNPKIDFGCASYCPYAEQCLGSLPPELLARKQEQILEQVPVEMKKYFGDDFRRISHAAKVARYATQIGAAEQAHPAVVAAAGYLHDIGIREAERKYDSSAPRYQHQEGPPVAREILTRLGAEPGLIDEVCDIIGHHHHPRKEETVNFKALYDADLIVNLEDKQKEKPTPDAHLAKLVEKSFLTETGRDLARKILLKA